The sequence ATCAATAATGATATTATGAAGTAAACAACATACCAAGATGATGCTCGGTAGCTTCCTTTTGTCGGGCCTCCACATTACCTTGTTGAGGATTCTCCAACCGCCCTTGAGTTGTGAAAACGCCTTCACAGCAGCAGATCTTGCACTCTCAAGCACCGGATTGAACTCTGGTGGTTCGTCCCCATCAAATGGAGTTACAAGCCATGGGAGAAGAGGATAAGTAGCACCACCAACGATGTATTCTCTAATCTCTTCTCCGCAGCACAGTTTCTTCATGTTTCCATTCAGACGTGCCCCACTCTCGCAGAGTTTGTAGAAGCCAGAACACTTGAGCAGTCGGGAAATAGGCATGCCTCCGGGCCATCCAGTCACTATGTCCAGAAATCGCATCTCAAAGTCCACAACCCCCTGCACGAACATGCTGTAATTGCTCTCCTGATCGCACCAATCATCCGAGGTTTGAACAGCAGGAAGGGTCATAACTATGTGAGTGGAATCTATGGCTCCACAGCAATTAGGCAACCCACACAATGCTTCAAAACCAGATGTGATTCGCCCCATTTGGGTCAAGTCAGGCCACTTGAGGTGGTGCCTGGCACGCTCCTCCATGGCCTCGATGAATCTCCACGTAACCTGGGAAACT comes from Salvia miltiorrhiza cultivar Shanhuang (shh) chromosome 3, IMPLAD_Smil_shh, whole genome shotgun sequence and encodes:
- the LOC131016322 gene encoding protein ANTAGONIST OF LIKE HETEROCHROMATIN PROTEIN 1, with translation MAPPKKPNKMKKDSKKFQKGKKKKKKNKNKIINKTVAVDNKAIDSEWWDIFWKRNSNNSEVPLDEDQGFKHFFRVSKKSFEYICSLVREDLISRPPSGLINIEGRLLSVEKQVAIALRRLASGESQVSVGASFGVGQSTVSQVTWRFIEAMEERARHHLKWPDLTQMGRITSGFEALCGLPNCCGAIDSTHIVMTLPAVQTSDDWCDQESNYSMFVQGVVDFEMRFLDIVTGWPGGMPISRLLKCSGFYKLCESGARLNGNMKKLCCGEEIREYIVGGATYPLLPWLVTPFDGDEPPEFNPVLESARSAAVKAFSQLKGGWRILNKVMWRPDKRKLPSIILVCCLLHNIIIDCGDTLNPDVALSAHHDSGYKAHVCKQIDPLGRDVRDKLVKHLFCTKEKLLCA